One Calonectris borealis chromosome 16, bCalBor7.hap1.2, whole genome shotgun sequence DNA window includes the following coding sequences:
- the PSMG3 gene encoding proteasome assembly chaperone 3 isoform X2: MEASPIVTSKQREEVVHGVPTEVVCTAFSNSVLVVVTQYGKMGTIVYVDPNTIGDNVGRPSLTTKVLLGKDEPLVHVCAKNLVAFVSQEAGNKPVLLAMALKDKTMEGIQALREVIRSCQVW, from the exons ATGGAAGCGAGTCCCATCGTGACGTCCAAGCAGCGAGAGGAGGTGGTACACGGGGTCCCGACGGAGGTGGTGTGCACGGCGTTCTCCAACTCCGTCCTCGTGGTAGTCACACAGTACGGCAAGATGGGGACAATCGTCTACGTGGACCCCAACACAATCGGTGACAACGTGGGCAGGCCCTCACTCACCACAAAGGTGCTACTGGGCAAGGACGAG CCCCTCGTCCATGTTTGTGCCAAAAACCTAGTGGCGTTCGTCTCTCAAGAAGCTGGGAACAAACCTGTTCTTCTCGCCATGGCTTTAAAGGACAAGACCATGGAAGGAATACAAGCTCTACGGGAAGTGATCCGAAGTTGCCAAGTGTGGTGA
- the PSMG3 gene encoding proteasome assembly chaperone 3 isoform X1, with the protein MSLGRAGGEGGAGDGASPARARRAGAAMEASPIVTSKQREEVVHGVPTEVVCTAFSNSVLVVVTQYGKMGTIVYVDPNTIGDNVGRPSLTTKVLLGKDEPLVHVCAKNLVAFVSQEAGNKPVLLAMALKDKTMEGIQALREVIRSCQVW; encoded by the exons ATGTCCCTGGGGAGagcggggggggaagggggtgctgGAGATGGCGCCTCCCCGGCGCGAGCGCGGCGGGCAGGCGCGG cGATGGAAGCGAGTCCCATCGTGACGTCCAAGCAGCGAGAGGAGGTGGTACACGGGGTCCCGACGGAGGTGGTGTGCACGGCGTTCTCCAACTCCGTCCTCGTGGTAGTCACACAGTACGGCAAGATGGGGACAATCGTCTACGTGGACCCCAACACAATCGGTGACAACGTGGGCAGGCCCTCACTCACCACAAAGGTGCTACTGGGCAAGGACGAG CCCCTCGTCCATGTTTGTGCCAAAAACCTAGTGGCGTTCGTCTCTCAAGAAGCTGGGAACAAACCTGTTCTTCTCGCCATGGCTTTAAAGGACAAGACCATGGAAGGAATACAAGCTCTACGGGAAGTGATCCGAAGTTGCCAAGTGTGGTGA